A portion of the Thunnus maccoyii chromosome 20, fThuMac1.1, whole genome shotgun sequence genome contains these proteins:
- the LOC121886588 gene encoding probable crossover junction endonuclease EME2 isoform X2: protein MSVLRRAKTWEISESENDSDAETKPGLKLDESSQTIPVSTDSTEDKRSDCKHENLQPSETKSESNQSSTLCPPRPDGCGTPSPARKRRSKEEMDADRQKARERKEARERQRAARAQEKEERRQEQQRRREAAEHLKSLRPENCLKRLTVCIDPALLQQEGSDFLLDTLATFEWRFSIESQQLPHSITWTRDLPQQGDDSRGTAEEEQVLLVLSLTDFLDMVISVKKRLDSEGEETGVDSFLHPLLECLNRDAKKVVTLLVTDCQPDYRTGACGVHLLNYRLQSKLGMNNLDIEEVLVYLQLCKNVSLVFLDGWEEVTNHVCAITKALSKRPFKLLTERAELPFCVDGSWASGVRVERDGSGLNQVWSMQIQQLNRVSPAVASTVTAAYPSPQLLLQAYQSLGSEEDRKGLLAGLLVKSGGKERRIGPEISARVYRCLTAQNPQLVLD from the exons GAGCCAAGACATGGGAAATATCCGAATCTGAGAACGACAGCGACGCTGAGACAAAACCCGGTTTAAAACTGGATGAGAGCAGTCAAACAATACCTGTCAGCACAGACTCAACAGAGGATAAAAGGTCAGACTGCAAACACGAAAACCTCCAACCGTCAGAAACGAAGAGCGAGTCTAATCAATCGTCTACTTTGTGTCCTCCGCGGCCAGATGGATGCGGCACACCGAGTCCTGCAAGAAAACGCCGCTCCAAAGAGGAGATGGATGCGGACAGACAGAAAGccagggagaggaaggaggccagagagaggcagagagctGCCAGAGcccaggagaaggaggagaggcgacaggagcagcagaggaggagagaagctGCGGAGCACCTCAAGAGTCTGAGGCCGGAGAACTGTCTCAAGCGTCTCACGGTCTGCATAGATCCAG CTCTTTTGCAACAGGAGGGCTCAGATTTCTTGTTGGACACCCTGGCTACCTTTGAGTGGAGGTTCAGCATTGAGAGCCAGCAGCTCCCTCACAGCATCACCTGGACCAGGGATTTACCTCAG CAGGGAGATGACAGCAGGGGAACAGCGGAGGAGGAGCAGGTGTTGCTGGTGCTCAGTCTGACTGACTTCTTGGACATGGTGATCTCTGTGAAGAAA AGGCTAGACAGTGAAGGGGAGGAGACAGGGGTGGATTCTTTCCTCCATCCTCTTTTGGAGTGCCTCAACCGTGATGCCAAGAAGGTGGTCACTCTCTTAGTGACAGACTGTCAACCAGATTACAG GACCGGTGCTTGTGGTGTGCATCTACTAAATTATAGACTGCAATCCAAACTGGGAATGAATAATCTGGACATCGAAGAG GTTCTTGTGTACCTGCAGCTCTGCAAAAATGTCTCCCTGGTCTTCCTGGATGGCTGGGAGGAGGTCACTAACCATGTGTGTGCTATCACCAAGGCCTTGTCAAAACGCCCTTTCAA ACTGCTGACAGAGCGGGCGGAGCTGCCCTTTTGTGTGGACGGTTCGTGGGCCAGCGGAGTTCGGGTAGAGAGGGACGGCTCAGGGCTGAACCAGGTCTGGAGCATGCAGATCCAACAGCTGAACAGAGTCAGTCCTGCTGTGGCCTCCACTGTGACTGCAGCCTACCCGTCTCCTCAGCTGTTGCTGCAG GCGTACCAGAGCTTGGGGTCAGAGGAGGACAGAAAGGGGCTGCTGGCTGGTCTCTTAGTGAAGAGCGGAGGTAAAGAGAGACGTATTGGACCGGAAATATCAGCCAGAGTTTACCGCTGCTTGACAGCCCAGAACCCCCAGCTGGTCCTGGACTAA
- the LOC121886588 gene encoding probable crossover junction endonuclease EME2 isoform X4 has translation MRAVKQYLSAQTQQRIKDGCGTPSPARKRRSKEEMDADRQKARERKEARERQRAARAQEKEERRQEQQRRREAAEHLKSLRPENCLKRLTVCIDPALLQQEGSDFLLDTLATFEWRFSIESQQLPHSITWTRDLPQFCLQQGDDSRGTAEEEQVLLVLSLTDFLDMVISVKKRLDSEGEETGVDSFLHPLLECLNRDAKKVVTLLVTDCQPDYRTGACGVHLLNYRLQSKLGMNNLDIEEVLVYLQLCKNVSLVFLDGWEEVTNHVCAITKALSKRPFKLLTERAELPFCVDGSWASGVRVERDGSGLNQVWSMQIQQLNRVSPAVASTVTAAYPSPQLLLQAYQSLGSEEDRKGLLAGLLVKSGGKERRIGPEISARVYRCLTAQNPQLVLD, from the exons ATGAGAGCAGTCAAACAATACCTGTCAGCACAGACTCAACAGAGGATAAAAG ATGGATGCGGCACACCGAGTCCTGCAAGAAAACGCCGCTCCAAAGAGGAGATGGATGCGGACAGACAGAAAGccagggagaggaaggaggccagagagaggcagagagctGCCAGAGcccaggagaaggaggagaggcgacaggagcagcagaggaggagagaagctGCGGAGCACCTCAAGAGTCTGAGGCCGGAGAACTGTCTCAAGCGTCTCACGGTCTGCATAGATCCAG CTCTTTTGCAACAGGAGGGCTCAGATTTCTTGTTGGACACCCTGGCTACCTTTGAGTGGAGGTTCAGCATTGAGAGCCAGCAGCTCCCTCACAGCATCACCTGGACCAGGGATTTACCTCAG TTTTGTCTCCAGCAGGGAGATGACAGCAGGGGAACAGCGGAGGAGGAGCAGGTGTTGCTGGTGCTCAGTCTGACTGACTTCTTGGACATGGTGATCTCTGTGAAGAAA AGGCTAGACAGTGAAGGGGAGGAGACAGGGGTGGATTCTTTCCTCCATCCTCTTTTGGAGTGCCTCAACCGTGATGCCAAGAAGGTGGTCACTCTCTTAGTGACAGACTGTCAACCAGATTACAG GACCGGTGCTTGTGGTGTGCATCTACTAAATTATAGACTGCAATCCAAACTGGGAATGAATAATCTGGACATCGAAGAG GTTCTTGTGTACCTGCAGCTCTGCAAAAATGTCTCCCTGGTCTTCCTGGATGGCTGGGAGGAGGTCACTAACCATGTGTGTGCTATCACCAAGGCCTTGTCAAAACGCCCTTTCAA ACTGCTGACAGAGCGGGCGGAGCTGCCCTTTTGTGTGGACGGTTCGTGGGCCAGCGGAGTTCGGGTAGAGAGGGACGGCTCAGGGCTGAACCAGGTCTGGAGCATGCAGATCCAACAGCTGAACAGAGTCAGTCCTGCTGTGGCCTCCACTGTGACTGCAGCCTACCCGTCTCCTCAGCTGTTGCTGCAG GCGTACCAGAGCTTGGGGTCAGAGGAGGACAGAAAGGGGCTGCTGGCTGGTCTCTTAGTGAAGAGCGGAGGTAAAGAGAGACGTATTGGACCGGAAATATCAGCCAGAGTTTACCGCTGCTTGACAGCCCAGAACCCCCAGCTGGTCCTGGACTAA
- the LOC121886588 gene encoding probable crossover junction endonuclease EME2 isoform X1: protein MSVLRRAKTWEISESENDSDAETKPGLKLDESSQTIPVSTDSTEDKRSDCKHENLQPSETKSESNQSSTLCPPRPDGCGTPSPARKRRSKEEMDADRQKARERKEARERQRAARAQEKEERRQEQQRRREAAEHLKSLRPENCLKRLTVCIDPALLQQEGSDFLLDTLATFEWRFSIESQQLPHSITWTRDLPQFCLQQGDDSRGTAEEEQVLLVLSLTDFLDMVISVKKRLDSEGEETGVDSFLHPLLECLNRDAKKVVTLLVTDCQPDYRTGACGVHLLNYRLQSKLGMNNLDIEEVLVYLQLCKNVSLVFLDGWEEVTNHVCAITKALSKRPFKLLTERAELPFCVDGSWASGVRVERDGSGLNQVWSMQIQQLNRVSPAVASTVTAAYPSPQLLLQAYQSLGSEEDRKGLLAGLLVKSGGKERRIGPEISARVYRCLTAQNPQLVLD from the exons GAGCCAAGACATGGGAAATATCCGAATCTGAGAACGACAGCGACGCTGAGACAAAACCCGGTTTAAAACTGGATGAGAGCAGTCAAACAATACCTGTCAGCACAGACTCAACAGAGGATAAAAGGTCAGACTGCAAACACGAAAACCTCCAACCGTCAGAAACGAAGAGCGAGTCTAATCAATCGTCTACTTTGTGTCCTCCGCGGCCAGATGGATGCGGCACACCGAGTCCTGCAAGAAAACGCCGCTCCAAAGAGGAGATGGATGCGGACAGACAGAAAGccagggagaggaaggaggccagagagaggcagagagctGCCAGAGcccaggagaaggaggagaggcgacaggagcagcagaggaggagagaagctGCGGAGCACCTCAAGAGTCTGAGGCCGGAGAACTGTCTCAAGCGTCTCACGGTCTGCATAGATCCAG CTCTTTTGCAACAGGAGGGCTCAGATTTCTTGTTGGACACCCTGGCTACCTTTGAGTGGAGGTTCAGCATTGAGAGCCAGCAGCTCCCTCACAGCATCACCTGGACCAGGGATTTACCTCAG TTTTGTCTCCAGCAGGGAGATGACAGCAGGGGAACAGCGGAGGAGGAGCAGGTGTTGCTGGTGCTCAGTCTGACTGACTTCTTGGACATGGTGATCTCTGTGAAGAAA AGGCTAGACAGTGAAGGGGAGGAGACAGGGGTGGATTCTTTCCTCCATCCTCTTTTGGAGTGCCTCAACCGTGATGCCAAGAAGGTGGTCACTCTCTTAGTGACAGACTGTCAACCAGATTACAG GACCGGTGCTTGTGGTGTGCATCTACTAAATTATAGACTGCAATCCAAACTGGGAATGAATAATCTGGACATCGAAGAG GTTCTTGTGTACCTGCAGCTCTGCAAAAATGTCTCCCTGGTCTTCCTGGATGGCTGGGAGGAGGTCACTAACCATGTGTGTGCTATCACCAAGGCCTTGTCAAAACGCCCTTTCAA ACTGCTGACAGAGCGGGCGGAGCTGCCCTTTTGTGTGGACGGTTCGTGGGCCAGCGGAGTTCGGGTAGAGAGGGACGGCTCAGGGCTGAACCAGGTCTGGAGCATGCAGATCCAACAGCTGAACAGAGTCAGTCCTGCTGTGGCCTCCACTGTGACTGCAGCCTACCCGTCTCCTCAGCTGTTGCTGCAG GCGTACCAGAGCTTGGGGTCAGAGGAGGACAGAAAGGGGCTGCTGGCTGGTCTCTTAGTGAAGAGCGGAGGTAAAGAGAGACGTATTGGACCGGAAATATCAGCCAGAGTTTACCGCTGCTTGACAGCCCAGAACCCCCAGCTGGTCCTGGACTAA
- the LOC121886588 gene encoding probable crossover junction endonuclease EME2 isoform X3 — MSVLRRAKTWEISESENDSDAETKPGLKLDESSQTIPVSTDSTEDKRSDCKHENLQPSETKSESNQSSTLCPPRPDGCGTPSPARKRRSKEEMDADRQKARERKEARERQRAARAQEKEERRQEQQRRREAAEHLKSLRPENCLKRLTVCIDPALLQQEGSDFLLDTLATFEWRFSIESQQLPHSITWTRDLPQGDDSRGTAEEEQVLLVLSLTDFLDMVISVKKRLDSEGEETGVDSFLHPLLECLNRDAKKVVTLLVTDCQPDYRTGACGVHLLNYRLQSKLGMNNLDIEEVLVYLQLCKNVSLVFLDGWEEVTNHVCAITKALSKRPFKLLTERAELPFCVDGSWASGVRVERDGSGLNQVWSMQIQQLNRVSPAVASTVTAAYPSPQLLLQAYQSLGSEEDRKGLLAGLLVKSGGKERRIGPEISARVYRCLTAQNPQLVLD, encoded by the exons GAGCCAAGACATGGGAAATATCCGAATCTGAGAACGACAGCGACGCTGAGACAAAACCCGGTTTAAAACTGGATGAGAGCAGTCAAACAATACCTGTCAGCACAGACTCAACAGAGGATAAAAGGTCAGACTGCAAACACGAAAACCTCCAACCGTCAGAAACGAAGAGCGAGTCTAATCAATCGTCTACTTTGTGTCCTCCGCGGCCAGATGGATGCGGCACACCGAGTCCTGCAAGAAAACGCCGCTCCAAAGAGGAGATGGATGCGGACAGACAGAAAGccagggagaggaaggaggccagagagaggcagagagctGCCAGAGcccaggagaaggaggagaggcgacaggagcagcagaggaggagagaagctGCGGAGCACCTCAAGAGTCTGAGGCCGGAGAACTGTCTCAAGCGTCTCACGGTCTGCATAGATCCAG CTCTTTTGCAACAGGAGGGCTCAGATTTCTTGTTGGACACCCTGGCTACCTTTGAGTGGAGGTTCAGCATTGAGAGCCAGCAGCTCCCTCACAGCATCACCTGGACCAGGGATTTACCTCAG GGAGATGACAGCAGGGGAACAGCGGAGGAGGAGCAGGTGTTGCTGGTGCTCAGTCTGACTGACTTCTTGGACATGGTGATCTCTGTGAAGAAA AGGCTAGACAGTGAAGGGGAGGAGACAGGGGTGGATTCTTTCCTCCATCCTCTTTTGGAGTGCCTCAACCGTGATGCCAAGAAGGTGGTCACTCTCTTAGTGACAGACTGTCAACCAGATTACAG GACCGGTGCTTGTGGTGTGCATCTACTAAATTATAGACTGCAATCCAAACTGGGAATGAATAATCTGGACATCGAAGAG GTTCTTGTGTACCTGCAGCTCTGCAAAAATGTCTCCCTGGTCTTCCTGGATGGCTGGGAGGAGGTCACTAACCATGTGTGTGCTATCACCAAGGCCTTGTCAAAACGCCCTTTCAA ACTGCTGACAGAGCGGGCGGAGCTGCCCTTTTGTGTGGACGGTTCGTGGGCCAGCGGAGTTCGGGTAGAGAGGGACGGCTCAGGGCTGAACCAGGTCTGGAGCATGCAGATCCAACAGCTGAACAGAGTCAGTCCTGCTGTGGCCTCCACTGTGACTGCAGCCTACCCGTCTCCTCAGCTGTTGCTGCAG GCGTACCAGAGCTTGGGGTCAGAGGAGGACAGAAAGGGGCTGCTGGCTGGTCTCTTAGTGAAGAGCGGAGGTAAAGAGAGACGTATTGGACCGGAAATATCAGCCAGAGTTTACCGCTGCTTGACAGCCCAGAACCCCCAGCTGGTCCTGGACTAA